In the Ornithinimicrobium pratense genome, ACGCCACCTGTCCGCGACTCTTCGTCAGCGGGCAGACACCGAGCCGGGGGCGGCACTAGCGTCGGTGGGGACCACCAGGCCGTACCCCCCTCCCAGGAGACACCATGAGCACCGACGCGGCGAGCACCGAACGCACCGGACCACCTGCGTGGGAGCCGCCGCTGGCCGGCACGGACACCGAGCACGTCTTCGCGACGCTTGAGCGTCTGCGCGCAACCTTCCGGTGGAAGGCGGACGGTCTGGATCTCGACCAGCTGCGGGCCAGAGCCGTGCCGACCTCCGAGCTGACCGTGGGTGGCCTGCTCAAGCACCTGGCCGTGTGCGAGGACGACGTCTTCTGCTGGCGGACCTCGGGCCGGCCGCCCGTCACCTGGCTGTCGGTGCCGGAGGACGAGGTCGAGCGCTGGCAGTTCACCGTGGGCCCGGACGAGAGCGCCGAGCAGGTCTACCAATTATGGGCCGCGGCCGTCGGCCGGTCACGGACCCGGCAGCAGGAACTCGTGGCCGAGGGCGGTCTGGACCGGCCCGGTCACCTCGAGTTCGACGGGGTGCGGCCCAGCATCCGGCGCCACCTGCACGACCTCATCGAGGAGTACGGCCGGCACACCGGCCACATGGACCTGCTGCGCGAGGCCATCGACGGTCACGTGGGCGAGGACCCGCCGTCGGACTGGCCGATGCTGCCCTGACGCTGGCAGCGGCCGATCACCGTGTCACCTCTGCGGCACCTCGCAGAACGGGTGAGAACCGGCCCCCTCGTCGGCGAGCTCGGCAAAACCCTCCTCGTCCACCCAGCCGTGGCCCTCCGCATACCACTCGCCCGGGTGGTCCCCCGACTCGGCGAGGGAACCCAGCGACCACAGGTGACTTCCGAGGACACCCCCGTCGTCGTCCCGGACCTGAACCCGGACCGTGCCCTCCGGCGGCCAGTCCGGCGCCGGGGCGTCGGCGACGAAACCGCTGGGGGGATCGCCGACCACGAAGGTCTCCAACGACGATGATCCCTCCTGGGCGGTCATCGTCCAGGTGTGCTCGGCGTCCGCACCGGACTTGCCTGGCACCTCGACGGTGACCTGACCAACGCCGGGGCACTGCGTCCCGGCCCAGTACTCCAGCTGCTCCCCGGCCATCCGCAGACCGGCCACGACCATGGGCTCGGCAGGGCTGCTCCAGCAGCCCGCCAGCAGACCGGCCGACAGTACCGCTGCGGTGGTGACGCCCAGCCTGGTCAGGGACATGAGTAGTTCCCGTCCTCGAGGCCCGCCTCGATCTCGAAGGGGTGCTTGCACATGTCGCCTCCGAACCGGACTGCCCAGAATCCATACTTGGCTATGAACAGCGCGTGGCCCTCGCGTGCCCACTGCTGTCCATGCACCGCTTCGTGCCGCAGGATGTCGGCCAGCGGGTGACCGTCCTCCCGCCTGCTGAGCGAACCAATCTCGATGATGTCCCGCAACCTTTGGCCCGGATCCTCGTCCTCCTGATTGATCATGAAGATCTCCCCCCACATGGTGCCGCCGGAGTGGGCGAACAGATCCGTCGAGGTGACCAGCCGCGAACTGTCGCCCACAGCCATGAAGATGCCCTCCGGGGTCGCCGCCAGCGCACCCCCGTCATTGAGCACGAGGCGGATGTCACCCTGGCCGAGGAGGGTGTCGAAGGTCCACGAGTTCGCATCCCGGCGCCAGGCGTTGGTCGACGGTTCTCGACCGTCGAGCAGCTCGGTGAGCTCGGCGATCCGCCGGGCGTCATCGGCATGGTCGAGCCCGAACTGGAAGAAGGCACGACCCTCGGGATCCCGGATGACCTCCAGCTCCATGAGGAGGTCGAAGGTGTCGTCCTGGACCCCTTCCTGCTGGGCCAGGGCCACCAGGTCCCGCCCCTGGACGTTGCCGATCCACTCCCGCAGGTAGGCCGTCGGGGGCGCGGTGAGCACACCGGCCTCCACGAGGTCGTGATAGCCGGTG is a window encoding:
- a CDS encoding DUF664 domain-containing protein; amino-acid sequence: MSTDAASTERTGPPAWEPPLAGTDTEHVFATLERLRATFRWKADGLDLDQLRARAVPTSELTVGGLLKHLAVCEDDVFCWRTSGRPPVTWLSVPEDEVERWQFTVGPDESAEQVYQLWAAAVGRSRTRQQELVAEGGLDRPGHLEFDGVRPSIRRHLHDLIEEYGRHTGHMDLLREAIDGHVGEDPPSDWPMLP